The DNA segment ACCATAACTTCTCACATCGTGACACAAACTTAAATTTTTTGGTAACCAAGTAACATTaaattctaaatataattatactttttcaTCACTTCCTCAATgaatattactgttaaaaatggtaaagaattaattatttgtaaaagataCTAAACTGTAAAGTAGATGAGattagtatatttaatacagtGAACATTTGTATAGCATTGCGATCCACTCTGCAAGTTTCAAATATAGCTATACAAtgctaaaacattaaatagtatacatagttgctaatcaattcttAAATTGATAGCACTgtcactaatcaaaattttaaaaacaaaatgttctctgtaataattatttaaaaaaaattataattaatattacagttGAGAATACTTCCACATCAGCTAAGGACTAACAGATGATCCCACGACACGTTCTGATCTAAGAAGTACACTTAATATTAGATTATGACAGTGTATGTTACTCTCACAGTTACCGTATCTAAGATATGCACCTCTACATTTATGTGCAAAATAGCTGTACACATTCCAATAAAATCCTCAATTGAAGTCTCAGtctatttataaataagaaaaaagataaTGTCTCACGATTTAATTCTATTAATGCTGTCtaatcatatatttttttaatgaagaactCTGCTGAACATTAAGTTTCTTCTTAAAATTGGCATATGTGAGGTGGCACTATTGGTAGCCTTTTGAACAggtgaaaataactacatacagaaaaaacatttgaaggtgtgtttcatctgatgtaataaatatttctatttacaaatactatgtcaaactaattacaatatttgaaacaaaaagataaatagtCATGGTCATAAtgggtatttttctttattccaGGAAATTTGTAGTCTCTGTGCGTCTATGGAGAAACCTGAAATGGAAACGGAGTGGGAGAGTACACTATGGTTATGAGACAACTTTCAGTAGATTCAATTATACTTCAAGCTTGATGCTGTTATGTTTTCTGTTTCCAACTGTGACAGAACCTGGAACAGAAATGAAGTGTGTGACAATAATTCATCTACAAATTTAGACTAATACTCTTTCATGGATGCTAAATTTGGTAGTTCTGGCCATAAAATTTTATCATAATTCAAAgtggtatatagttatatttataataattcattgtttgaatttgtcttTATATAGCACTTTATTTAACCAAAATAATCATAGCTgcatttagtaaattatttagcACACGTGTGACTGCTGTGTCATGCCTTCAGTGTTTCAGctgctaaaatatgttttggggaTATTTTTCCTGGATAGAAATTTACCTTTTTGATATTTTATGAGTGTTTGGACATTCCTTTCAAAGGTGAAATATGGCTACTTACATTGCTTTGTTTCTAATAATGACATTGAAGGTGTAAAGTATGTAAATAGTTACGTaagaaattgattaaacatattgGCCAAGCACTGGCATTCATCGTGTGATAGGTTTTTACTGGTTTGAGTTAAAAGACCAGTACAGATGATAAGTTCTATTGCATCTTTTATTGAAATCTTcaagtattcaatattattatgagtCTAGGTAAATATACAtcttctattttttatttttttttgaaacaaGAAGCTTATTTTTCATGTAACGTGTATCCACTTTCCATCTGCGATCTAAATCTTTacgttttcctttttattattggtctggatgtacattattgtataagcgcgaataaatgtgaactgaaaatgttattctgatgTAACATTTGCATAAATTATTGTCATTAAATTATGTATTCCAAGatgtctgtgtgtttttgtcattttggagCAGTTTCGAACCAACCCCAGGAATACATATGTTATCAGAAATAATAGTAAccctttatattttcacttgaaattttcAGAGATGCAACATTAATAACTGCTTGTAACATCTATAAGCTTACAACGGAAATTtctctgttatttttttatttacaaaagtgGACGTAAACGACAATTAAAATCGTCATGTCGGCCATGTTTGGTCACAGAAGTACAAGGCTACTACGAGCTTATTTTGCTTCATTTGGATAATATAGTgatgttttttcaataaaagcaacagttttaatgaaactatgaccataaagaaaaaaaatgttttaattttttttttggtctgcgGTACCtaccaaatgtccgtctagctctcttacagtcagagtactccgGCTAGCTTGTCATGTCAAAAaaacatcacattttaaaaacatttactaatttataaaatgtgtttgtcttGCTACTGTTAGTCTGACCAGACAATACATTCAGCTAGAAATCCACTTTATATGCcgcccccacccaaaaaaaaatcatggcGATGCTATTGCCATATATATTTTGCGCGGTGCTGACGCTACGCTGCGCACCGTCTACGCTATAGTTTGTCACCGGTGGTCGCCCTTGATTCGgtctaaaaataatttatccAGGCCAACACCTTTTCGATTATTCTTCGAATGCCTTCTCGTGGTGCATCTGAATAATTTCCAGGATCTTCTGATAGCAGCTTCATCACTTGAACGTTGCCATTTGGACATCTTGCCCAAATGTCAGTGAAAGTTCCGCCTCGATCGATTGCAAACTGAAACTTTGATGAAGCAGACATCATAGCCATTGGTTAGTTGGATTTTCCACACTTCTAATCCAGAGCACCACAGAGAACTCTATGGGCAGATAACTCTAAAATAAGGGGAAAACATGGCCGGTTTAGAATTGTTGTCTGACCAAGGTTTTCGTGTGGATGGCCGTAGACCACACGAGTTAAGAAAAATACAGTGCAGActcagtgtttttaaacaagccGATGGATCAGCATACATCGAGCAAGGAAATACAAAAGTATTGGCAGCTGTGTATGGCCCGCACGAGGTAATGATAAACAAAAACCCGCATGCTCAATTAAATTCACAATTAATCAAAATTGGAAAAATATCCGCGCggtcccccccctcccctaaccctaaccttaaccccaaccccaaccctaaaccctaactaaaaccctaaaccctaactaaaaataataatggaggggaccgggcagATATTATAccagttttagttttgtttaaaattaatgacaccacttgaagTTTGAACACATtatgattatttaattattaatcaatcgctagcctattggatgtcaaacatttggcactGTAATTGTGATAGGTAGATTTTCAGGGAAAACCCTTTTTTTAAGTGCTGATGGGTCAAACACAtccagggtcgactataagcctttgctcgaactaaattatcggtcccATCTATGTTAATAGCTATATTACCCTCaaactggtgatccatcaaatataAGATGGTAAACCACGAAACAGAATCAACAATTGCtgcgcttgcgcagttggttaAGACAACCTTCCGATTAATTATTTAGGTGGAATGAATTATAGATGAATCGGGGAATCACAACAATAGCCATGCAAATCCTTTCATTACCACACTTGTCATGTTGGTTGTTATGCGGctatcggtaatgatctttcaaggACAGCTCATGTTACGTTAACTGTgagatgaaccgtgataccaaacaattagtgcacaaacgGGCCTTAGCATAAAGTGTTACTTAAAACACGACCTTATTTCTGGAAAGTGGACATTgctgggggttttgttgttggaatattcaaattgtttggtaataaattcatttaaatacaGATTATGAATTTGtcatttattgattttatttcagtgcaattacatgtattacataatttgtatctaattcaactttctaactaaTGTTACAGAAATGTctgatgttgaccgaatggttcggtcaaactacccgatgggtcgaacactttctcgagcactgatagggttcgagccaacgggatacatttttataaacaaacattcttatttgtttttcttacatCCAGATCCGTGGAGGTCGAGGGCGAGCTTTGATTGACAAGGTGCTTGTCAACTGTCAGTACAGCATGGCCACCTTCAGTACCGGAGAGAGGAAGAACCGTCCCCGTGGAGACAGGAAGTCACAGGAGATGACGATGCACCTTCAGCAGACATTTGATGCAGCCATTTTGACGAACCTTTACCCCAGATCACAGATAGATATCTTTGTGGAGGTGATGTATAAAAACATACCTGTTACCTGTAGCTCTTTTACACACATGTACTTTCAGACGACTCGGATACATAAAGATATCTTTGTCGAGATGGTCTATTAAacattgttaaaacatttcccttTAGACATTCACATGTATCTTTATCTTTGTGGAGgtgatatataaaaacatacctATAGCTCTCTTACGTGTAGTTTCAGACATTCAGATACATAAAGATATCTTTGTCAAGATGGGCTATTAAgcattgttaaaacatttcccttTAGACATTCACATGTAGATAGTTTTGTGGAGGTGATCATTGTCCTTGGTAGTATTTAACTATTGCCCTTTATCCACATAGTCTTTTACAAATTTGAAATTGTTTACTACTCAAGAGCTGATAGAcattatattaatcattaatctGTTCTGGCTGATCTAACATACAATTTTAATCGTCATTAATTCCCAGATTGGAAGCTAATGACTTGGGCTGGGttgtttcttcatttgttttttataagtCACAAACATTGAACTCAAAAAGAAAGATATACTTGGGTTTtagacattacaaacatgggtGATGATGAGATGAttggtgaagccgcagtattttttttttcgagaTATGGGTCTAATTGAAAGGGCCGTGATCCATGCTTGTCACTTGCATGGCTCCATTCTTGTTATTACCAAATTTCTGTGGGGGTAAAAAATTTCCAATTAAAATGGCTCTCAAATGCAAGCCCTGAAAATATTCTTGGGATTCATTAAATGAAAAAGCTGTTTTCTTTCTTGGTTCTCCTTCACTTTATTATCAGTTTATCTCTATTATACAGGTGTTGCAATCTGATGGAGGCAATTACTGTGCCAGTGTGAATGCAGCAACCCTGGCTCTCATTGACGCTGGGATTCCACTCAAGGATTACGTGTGTGCGTGTTCCGCCGGCTTCGTGAACGATTCTCCCATCATGGACATCAGCTACATAGAAGAGTCGGTGGGAGGGCCCGAACTGATTGTGGCAACTATGCCGCACTCAGAGCAGATCGTCTTTCTGGAAATGAACTCGCGGTTACACGAAGACAATTTGGACAAAGTGTTGTCGCAGGCCATGAAGGGCTGTAAAGATATCTATCAGGTTCTGGACAGGGCAGTGCGCAGTCATGTTAGCAACACAGCAACATCACTGGGTTGGGATACATAAAGATTGGGTTGGGGTTTGTGTTTTGCTTcttctgttgttttttctgtATCATGCAtcattgtatttttgtataacaattaaatgaatgaagtagatttattttttgttctttttatatGAATTAGTCATTTTCAAGTAATTGAGTGTGGTTGAGCATTGCTTGCTAACAAACGTTTGAGAAAGTTACTAGCCCTCACAGATGCTTTGATTAGTGCCCTGTGTATTATGGTAAttataaatgtgaatatttgcACTATAGTgttgtcggaaatagaataaaaattattttcgtcgattatgtcttacatattaaacagacatgtaaatattttgtaaatatctatttaatgataatctacctaatttagcatttactttttttggctctcattgatgtacaaggtggtgtttactcttgaaattaaatgaaatatgtgagtaaacaggtgatttgtgcactttattggaacagaccaTAACAAAGTTTGATCAAcatatgtcaatttcattgctgttacaatatgtgagggaccatTTCTGgtgatggtttacccctattcctctccaaaacaaaatatttgtagacatttataagtaacttttgagcaaaactgtcaagaactattttgagtttgtgatctattttccagtattaaaggtgctatctcaaagttgcataatgacagctattgcaaatcatgtttttattaaattttgctttaacatttaaagactccaccttatatgcccataaatgattataggaaatgattttatttactagtagaaaatacattttattgaagAATCTTTATCACACACATATGCTCAGatataacttctgatatagcacctttactgatatagcacctttaagtggttgcaagattgtgtaaatttctactgtatttatattgaatttatattccctaaatatgctggtcaaaattaataatttatgctgcaattcaaaacaATCAGTTAtggtgcagttttaaattaaaattttgtttatgggtaaatgaaattgacacatatctatcaaaatgtgttatagtctgttccaataaaggtcacaaatatcctgtttactgacatctttatttcaatttcaagagtaaacaccaccttgtacatcaatgagagcccaaacaagtaaatgctaaattaagtagagtatcattaaataggtatttacaaaatatttacttgtcagtttaatatgaaagaaatagttgacgaaaataatttttattctatttccgacactacttttaGCTCGGACCAAAAGTTCACTAGCCGAAACCCGAGGATTACTTGATTTGTCAAACCCTTTCAATGCTTTAACCATTTGACTATAATTAACGTAGTGCAAGTTTTATGACCTAATGTTAGCACTAAAGCAATTAATTTgtggctgggtcgaagttcgaggtgcacagaacttttgatagagaagttaacaccacaaatcctgtgattggttataaatgtgagtgtgtcggttgtaacaaaaattagtttcatctgggcttaaaatgtatgcaattttattttatgtagtaccaccgtgtcgagtagccttgtgcttggaacatgtatggggtatctgtaaaaaaaaaagtactcaaattttgtgcgaaactaggcgtgttgtagaaacatctggttataccgaaaatgagccatgaaaggtaccattttctgcagttaatactttgaggtaggggttgtagtactgatatttatgggtcatagtttggttgatatattgcatatagtgtttttaaacacaaacgttaacatggtcgcctatgggatttgaattggtatagtccaacctaatACAACTTGGTACAATACTTTCCTTCTAGTCCCATGAACATGAGTCCAAAACATTTACTACTTTTTTGTTGTcctatcactggcgtaggaagcggtgggatattttgctttatatttgctttataaattataatagtgtaaaaatgtgtaaatataaaagtgtgcacctccccccccctttttggcaccttcctacgccactgcataTGTATATAAACCAAAACATTTACTTGTCTCCCATATAATGTGTCGCCCCCCACTCCCACCTTCATCCGACTTGACATATAGTTCCTAAAGGCCTGATGTATATAAAGTTATATTATCTTgttcaacaaaaaacacatttaacagttttaatatagAGAACTACACCACTAACCTCTTTGGCTTATAATTATAGTATCCCAAAGTAGGTGTATAACACACATTTTACTCTTGTTAATCGATCATTGACTGGTTAGTGTAAACTGATGATTCACCACAAAATATCTGACTCCTAAAACTAATATGATCCATGTATTTGTACCggccttggtgatgtagtggtgaAGCCATCAGACCTGAGGCTGGGAGGTACCGGGTTTGATATGATTCATGTATTTGTACCtgccttggtgatgtagtggtgaAGCCATCAGACTTGAAGCTGGGAGGTACCGGGTTTGATATGATTCATGTATTTGTACCtgccttggtgatgtagtggtgaAGCCATCAGACCTGAGGCTGGGAGGTACCGGGTTTGATATGATTCATGTATTTGTACCtgccttggtgatgtagtggtgaAGCCATCAGATTTGAGGCTGGGAGGTACCtgccttggtgatgtagtggtgaAGCCATCAGACCTGAGGCAGGGAGGTACCGGGTTTGATATGATTCATGTATTTGTACCtgccttggtgatgtagtggtgaAGCCATCAGACTTGAGGCTGGGAGGTACCAGGTTTGATATGATTCATGTATTTGTACCtgccttggtgatgtag comes from the Gigantopelta aegis isolate Gae_Host chromosome 14, Gae_host_genome, whole genome shotgun sequence genome and includes:
- the LOC121388998 gene encoding exosome complex component RRP41-like, encoding MAGLELLSDQGFRVDGRRPHELRKIQCRLSVFKQADGSAYIEQGNTKVLAAVYGPHEIRGGRGRALIDKVLVNCQYSMATFSTGERKNRPRGDRKSQEMTMHLQQTFDAAILTNLYPRSQIDIFVEVLQSDGGNYCASVNAATLALIDAGIPLKDYVCACSAGFVNDSPIMDISYIEESVGGPELIVATMPHSEQIVFLEMNSRLHEDNLDKVLSQAMKGCKDIYQVLDRAVRSHVSNTATSLGWDT